The sequence CCAGTACTGGCATGAAACCGCGTAATCGCGGTTTTTTCTTTTTTTCTCAAAAGCAGCAGGATTTTCCACTGCCAGAGCGAAAAAGAATAATCGTACTTTCGCTAAGTAAGGCTAAGTAAGCTGGCGAAAACTCTTTTTAAAGGAGAGAAGTAGAAGAATGGCAAAACAAAAGTTTGAAAGAACCAAACCCCATGTGAACATTGGTACCATCGGTCACGTTGACCATGGCAAAACGACTCTAACCGCAGCCATCACAAAGGTGTTATCCAAAACCGGTGGCGCTCAGTTTATGGGTTACGACATGATCGACAAGGCTCCGGAAGAGCGCGAACGCGGTATTACGATCAACACCGCCCACGTAGAGTACGAGACGGCTAACCGTCACTACGCTCACGTGGACTGCCCCGGCCATGCTGACTATGTTAAAAACATGATTACCGGTGCTGCGCAGATGGACGGCGGCATTCTGGTGGTAAGCGCCGCTGACGGCCCGATGCCCCAGACCCGCGAGCACATCCTGCTGAGCCGCCAGGTTGGCGTGCCGGCGCTGGTTGTATTCTTGAACAAAGCTGACATGGTTGACGATCCGGAACTGATGGAACTGGTGGAAATGGAAGTTCGCGAACTGCTCTCGAGCTACGAATTCCCCGGCGACGACATCCCGGTCATCAGCGGTTCCGCGCTGAAAGCGTTGGAAGGCGAAGCAGAGTGGGAACAGAAGATCCTTGATCTGATGGCGGCTGTTGACAGCTACATCCCGACTCCTGA is a genomic window of Anaeromusa acidaminophila DSM 3853 containing:
- a CDS encoding GTP-binding protein, encoding MAKQKFERTKPHVNIGTIGHVDHGKTTLTAAITKVLSKTGGAQFMGYDMIDKAPEERERGITINTAHVEYETANRHYAHVDCPGHADYVKNMITGAAQMDGGILVVSAADGPMPQTREHILLSRQVGVPALVVFLNKADMVDDPELMELVEMEVRELLSSYEFPGDDIPVISGSALKALEGEAEWEQKILDLMAAVDSYIPTP